The Amycolatopsis coloradensis sequence CCCGCCGCCGCCCTTGTCATCGCCCGCGCCCCTTCCTTGCCGCACCGCGGTGACCTCCGCGTCCGTGCGCACCCAACCGGTCGGGAGTGCCTCCAGCAGTACCCGGTGCAGGTCGGCACGATGGAAGGCGAGCAGTGCGGCCGGATCGCCGGGCCGGGCACGCTGCAAGTACCGTCCGCTGGGCAGCCGGAGGTTGCCGGTGGCGTGTGTGGGCACCCCGACGATCCGGGCCTGTGTCTCGACGCCGAGTTCGGCCAGCGCGCGCAGGGCGTTGGGAGATTGGGACATGCCCGCGCCGATCTCGCCCGGCTCGGATGTGCGTTCCAGCACGGTGGCCCGCCACCCGATCCGGTGCAGGGCCAGTGCGGCGGCCAGCCCGCCGATGCCGCCGCCTACCACGATCGCTTGTCCGGTCACGCTGTCTCCTCGTCATCAGGGGCGTCGGGAAGAAGAGGCGGCGCGTCCTCGAACACCTTGGCCATCCACTCGAAGGTGACATGCGCCTGGCGGATGCGCGCAGCCCGGTCGCCGCGCGAGCCGACCAGGTCCAGGCCCTCGCGGGTGATGTCGAGGAACGATGCGACACCGGCGATCTGCCTGCGGACCACGATCGACCACGCGTCGTCGGCCATCCGGTAGTAGACAGTCCGCTCGCCCGGCCGGGTCCGCCAGGAGAGGAATCCGATGCCGGACAGCAGTCGCAAGTTCGACGTCAGCGACGCGCGGCTCGCGCCGATGGCCTCGCTGATCTGCCCGGCGGACTGCTCCGGCGGATCGCACACCATCAACCAGCCCAGCACCCGTCCGGCGATCGGCGGCACACCGTCCCGGGCCAGGTACATGGCGACCCGCTCCACCCATTCCATCAACGCGTCCCGGTCGGCCACTCCGCTCAACCTCCTTGTTGTAGTCATTTCAGTATAAGCTAAAACAGCTACATCAAAGCGACCATGTCTGTGTGGCGTGCCGATGGTCGCCCTCATCGACAACGGCAAGGTGACGAACGAGGGAACCGAGGCGTTCCTTCGGTGCTATCCGATTGTTCACATACGTGGACATGATTCACATCCGTTGACGGACGCCAGGGACGTGAACTATAAAGACGGGGTCCGGGTGTACACGCCGCAACACCTTCCGTCAGTCCGTCACGGAGGTTTCGGGTGTCCCGAAAAAGTCCTCTTCGTCGTGCCGTCCTACCGGCGGTCGCCGCCGTGGTCGCCACCGCCGTACTCCTGCAGGTACCGCCCACAGCGGCGGACGCGGCACCGGGACCAGGCGCGCTGACCGGCCTCGACCTCGGCGCGGCCAATCGCCGCGCGCCGGTCGCCGGCCTCTACGACTGGTCCAAAGCCGGGTATCGCGGTGGTGCCGCGCTACCCGGCTCGGGCGAAGTGAATCCGAACGCCACCTGCCAGGTCACCGCGGCCGAGCTGGCGAGCCAGTACAACGTCAAGCCCGACGACGGCGCCGACGACACGAACGGTATCCAGGCGGCGATCGACGGGATCAAGAGCGCGTGCTCGCCGTCCGGGAGCTACACGAAGCTGAGCACGATCACCTTTCCGGCGGGCCGGTTCGACGTCACGCACGAGATCCACGTCGACGCCGACTACCTGATCCTGCGCGGCGCGGGCAAGGACGCCACGAAGTTCGTCTACAAACCCGACGCGAACACCCTCTACGACACCCTCACCCCGGACGGTTCCGACTGGGACGAGGACGGGATGACCTCCGGCGCGGGCAAGGGCGGCTGGTTGTGGCCGGGCCGCGGGCTGTTCCGCGTCCAGTCCAGGGGAGTGCACACGTCCTACGCGAGCGATTACGCCGCCGCGCCCGCGAATCGCAAGGACATCTTCGAAGGCACGATCAACGTCCACTGGAAGGCCGGGGTGAAGCTGCGGGGCAAGCCGGGCGACACCGCGTTCGCCGCGCGGACGGGGGACAAGGTCGCCCACCTGGCGAGCAGCGGCGCGCTGACCGCGCTCGCCGCCGGGAACCTGGTCAACATCAGGGCGGCCAACTCGCTGAAGTTCTACGAGCAGCAGCAGGCGACGCCGACCACGTTCCCGTTGCTGAACATGCACATGCGCCAGCAGATCTTCACGATCGCGGCGCTCGACACGTCCGCGCGCACGATCACCCTGGACAAACCGCTCGAGTACGACGTCCCGGTGAACTCCACCTCGGATGGTTCGGCCCCGATCGACGGCGCCACCTACGACTCGAAGGCGGCGCCGCTGGTCGACCCGGTGCTCGGTGTCGGATTCGAGAACCTCGGCTTCACCCAGGACATGCCGGGGCTGAACCCCGCGGAGGCGAACAACAACTACGGGAACATGGCGCCCGCCGCGGAGATGCACGGGATCGTCTTCAAATGGGCGGCGAACTCCTGGGTCCGCGGCGTCCGCGCGGAGATGACCGGATCGCATCCGATCGTCACCGAGGAGGCCAAGAACCTCCAGATCGTCGACAACGAACTCAACGGTTCGTGGAACAAGGGCAAGGGCGGCAACGGCTACTTCCGCGGCTCCCGCGTCTGGGATTCGCTCTACGCCGGCAACACTTCGACCCTGCTGCGGCATTTCACCTTCCAGTGGTCCGCCGCGGGCAACGTGGTGATCGGCAACTCGTTCGACTCCGACCTCAACCTGCACGGCGGCTGGGAACGCAACAACCTGTTCGAACTCAACACGGTCAAGGTCTCGTACGCGCACCGCTCCGGGAACTGCCGGGCCAACTGCGGCGAGGAGGGTGGCGGCGGTCCCGACGACTCGAACTGGTTCCCGATCTGGTGGGGCGCGGGCAAGAAGGCGGTCAAGTGGTCGGGCGCTTCCGGCTACCGCAACGTGTTCTTCAACAACGCCATGACCAAGCAGGTCGCGGACAACGGGCCGTATAACGACTTCTACGCCGACCGGCGCCGCGTCTACTCCTTCGGCTGGGACGGCACCGCGTACAAACACCTCGACATCGGCGGCACACCGATCGCCGACTGGGCGAAGAACGAGCAGCGGGACTACACCGGAGGGCACGGGGTCGACGCCACCAAGACCGACGCCGCTTCGTCGCTCTTCCTGAAGTCCGTCGACGGGACCCCGCCGTCCTCGCCGGCGAGCCAGAGCCCCACCACGACGACACCGACCACCACGACGCCCCAGACCCCGAGTGCGTGCCTGAACGCGACGTTCACCCGTAAGTCGGTGTGGGACAGCGGCTACGGTGCCGGCTTCACCGTCACCAACACCTGTTCGGCCGCCGTCGGTTCATGGGCGGTCGAGTTCGACCTGCCCGCCGGGACGATCATCACCGGATCGTGGAGTTCGGTGCTGACGAGGACCGGACAGCACTACCGGTTCGGGAACGCGACCCACAACGGGAGCGTCAAACCCGGCGGCACGGCGACGTTCGGTTTCAACGCCGCCGGTCAGGGACTCCCGGTCGCGTGCTCGATCGCCGGAACGAAATGCGGAGGCACGGAATGACGAGGAAACGACTGCACGCCGTGATCGCGGCCACGGCGTCGGTGGCGGGCTTGTTCGGCGCCGTCGTCACCGCCGAGGCCGCCGCGCCCAGCCTGACCGCGACCTTCGCCCAGAGCTCGTCGTGGGACAGCGGGTACGGCGGTAAGTACACGCTGACCAACGCGGGGGACGCGAACAGTGCACAGTGGACGATCGAGTTCGATCTCCCCGAGGGCACCTCGATCACGACGTCGTGGAGCTCGGTGCTCACCAGGACCGGCCAGCACTACAAGGTCACCAACGCCGGCTTCAACGGCACGATCAAACCCGGCGGCACCGCGTCGTTCGGCTTCAACACCTCGGGGCTCGGCCTGCCGACCGGCTGCACGATCAACGGCAGCCCGTGCGGGGGAGGGGTGCCGAGCACCACCACGACCCCGCCCACCATCACGACCACGAGCAAACCGCCGACGACGACCACCAGTGTTCCCGCGGGAGACGTGGTCGACGTGAGCACGGCGGCGGAGCTGCGGGCCGCGCTGGCCGCCGCGAGCCCCGGCCGGACCATCCGGCTGGCCGCCGGAACCTATCGTGGTTCCTTCGTGGCCACGAAACCCGGCACGGCGGGCGCGCCGATCACGGTGACGGGACCGTCGACGGCGGTCCTGATCAACGACGGCCCGTCCGGTGAGGCGCCTTCCTGCCCGGCGCCGACCGCGGGCTGGGACTCCGGGTACGGCTTCTGGCTCTACGGTGCGCCGTATTGGCACCTCAAGGGCTTCACCGTGCAGGAGTCGAAGAAGGGCGTCGTCGCGGACAACTCGCACCACACGGTGATCGAAGGAGTGCGGGTGCACCGGATCGACGAGGAGGCCGTGCACTTCCGCCGTTCCTCGGCGGACAGTGTCATCCGTGATTCGACGATCAGCCACACCGGTCTCGTGCAGGCGGGTTACGGCGAGGGCGTCTACCTGGGCTCGGCGAACTCGAACTGGGCGTGCCACGGGAACTCGGGCGGGGTCGACCGCAGCGACCGGATCCAGGTGCTCGACAACCACATCGGGCCGTACGTCGCCGCGGAGGCCATCGATGTCAAGGAGGGCACCGTGGACGGCGTCATCCGGGGCAACACCTTCGACGGTCAAGGGGTTTCCGGGCAGAATTCGGCCGATTCCTGGGTCGACGTCAAGGGATCCGGGTACGTGATCGAGGGCAACACCGGCACCTTCGCTTCGCCGGGGACGTTCGCGAACGGCTACGAGACGCACAATCCCGGGACCACCCCGTCGTTCCCGAACGGGTGCGGGAACGTGTGGCGGGACAACAAGTCCGATCTCGGCGGCGTCGGCCAGTACGCCATCAAGATCACGTCGACGTCGAAGTGCTCGGAACGGCCGAACGTCGTCTACGCGTCCAACACCGTGTCCAGGGCGGTGAACGGGCTGACCAACGTCCCCGTCACGCCTTGACGGACGCCGTTGACGGGAGCGGCGCCGCTCCCGTCAACGGCTGGTCAGTCCCGGACCGCGGTGATCGCGACGGTGGCGTAGCGCACGGTGAACCGTCCGCCCATCCCGTCGATCGCCGCGCCGACTTCAGCGAGGATCTCTTGTCGCACTGTGGATTCGACCCAGGTCAGCGAGCCGAACGTCGGGAGCTGGTCCAGCCATTCGTCGCGGGTGTAGACCCGGTCCCAGTCGTGGCGGCTTCGTTCCGGCTCGCCGAACCCGCCCGCTTCGCGCAGGCCGTCGGCGACCTTCACGATGAGTGGCCCGTACGGGTCAGAGGGTTGTTTCGGCACGCTGTCGAGATCGATCGGGGAATCCGGCACGAGCCGCCGGTAAGCGTCCGCCAGGGCGTTCGCGACCTTTTCCGGCGGTTCGGGTACGTGCCAGAACGCGGCCAAGAGCCCGCCGGGCCGTAGCACTTCGGCGGCCTTGGCGGCGCCCGCCACCGGGTCGACCCAGTGCCAGGCCTGCCCGGAGACGAGCAGATCGAACCGACGTCCGGCGGGGTCCCATTCCTCGAACTTCGCGACCTCGACGTCGACGCCGCTCCGGCGGGCGAACTCCGCCATCCGCGAGTCCGGCTCGACGCCAAGGACGTGACAACCCGCCGCCTGGAACTGGCGCGCTTCGATTCCGGTGCCTGCGCCCACATCGAGGACTTCGCGGCCGGGCGCGGCGGCGATGAGGTGGCCGACGAGTTCCGGGGGATAGGCGGGGCGGGTCCGGTCGTAGCGTTCGACGTCCACGCCGAAGGATTCCGCGGCCTGTCGATAGCGATGAGGCTCCTGCCGCGAAGGTAGAGTGGGCATGTGCCCACCTTAAGTGGGCACTTGCCCACTCGTCAACGCAAGGGAGCCGAATGCCGACAGGAGTAGCTTTGCGGGCTGTCCGCGCGCAGTTGTTCGATGCCGCCGAGCGGGTCCTGCTGCGGGACGGCCCGAGCGGGCTCACCAGCCGGGCGGTGACCACGGAGGCGGACTGTGCGAAAGGTGTGCTGCACCGGCATTTCGACGACTTCGACGGTTTCCTCGCCGAGTTCGTGCTGGACCGGATCGAGAAGCTCGACGAGAAGGGGCTGCGGGACGCCGTCGGCACCGGGACGGTCGTGGACAACCTCACCGCGGCACTCGCGGCGGTCTTCGAGTCGGTCGCGGTCGCGATCGTCCCGCTCGTGATCTTCCGCGACGAGCTTCGTGCCCGGCTACGTCGCGAATGGCCCGCCGGGGTTCCGGTGCTGACCCAGGCCGCTGTCATGATCGGCGGCTATCTCAAGGCGGAACGGGACCAGGGCCGGATCGCCGAAAACGCCGACGTCGAGACTTTGGCCGCCACGCTCATCGGCGCCGCGCATCTGCTGTACGCGGACCGCACCGCTCCCGCGCCGGAGACCGCGCAGGTGCGGAAGGTGGTGGAGACGGTGATCGGGACGTGAAATGGCGGCGAAGGCGTCCGAGGACGACGATGTCGCCGNCCACCGACGCGGCGGTGATCCTCGACGGGCACCACAAGATCGCCGCCTTTTCGGTGGGTCAGGACTGCGCGGCGGTGACGGTGTGCCGCAGCAGCAGCGACGTCGTGACCGGGCCGACGCCACCGGGGACCGGCGTGATCGACCCCGCGATCTCCTCGACCGCGGCTTGGTCGACGTCGCCGACGAGCCCGCCTTCGGGAGTCGGGTTCGTGCCGACGTCGATCACCACGGCACCGGGCTTGACGTGGTCCGCGCCGATGAAATGCGCGCGGCCGACGGCGACGACCAGGACGTCCGCAGTCTTGGTGACCGCCGCGAGGTCCTTGGTGCGGGAGTGGCAGATGGTCACCGTCGCGTGCTCGCCGAGCAGCAGCAGCGCGGCGGGCTTGCCGACGATGGTCGAGCGGCCCACGACGGCGACCTGGGCGCCGGACAGGGCGACCTGCTCGCGCTTCAGGATCTCCAGCACCGCGGCGGCGGTGGCGGGCGCGTAGGTCGGGAGGCCCGCGGTGAGACGGCCGAGGCTGACCGGGTTGGCGCCGTCGACGTCCTTGCGCGGATCGATGTGCGCGCCGACATCGTCGAGCGTCACCCCTTCGGGCAACGGGGTCTGGCAGATGATGCCGTGGACCGACGGGTCCGCGGAGAGCTTGTCGAGCTCGCGGGTGACGTCCTCGCCGGTCGGCTTCTCGAGTTGGACCACGCGGCAGTCGACGCCGACCTTCTTCGCGGCACGCTCGATCGAGCGCACGTACCAGGCGGTGGCGTCGTCGTCGGTCGGCACGAGCACGGCGAGCGTCGGGGCGGTGCCCGATTCGCGGAGCTTGGCGGCGGTCTCGGTGACCTCGGCGGTGATGGCGGCGGCGATCGCGCGCCCGTCGATCAGGGTCATCGGGCGAGCCTTTCGCGAACCTGGGTGATGAGGGCGTCGGCGCGCCCGGCGGCGGGGGTGTACTCGGCGAGGCGGGCCTCGGTCTCCTTGCGGAGCTGCTCGTCCGACATGGACGCGAGGTTGACCTCGACGTTGACCACGCCCGATTCGAGGGCGGACTTGGCGGACGAAGCCGCGACCGCGATGTCGGAGATGACGTTGGTGTTGGCGCCTTCGAGGATCGAGGCGGCGACGTCGATGACGTCGGCGGCGAGGGCGGCCGTGCGCAGCGGAACCTCGGCGGCGCCGACCAGCGCGGCCTGGATCGCGGCGGTGCGCGCCTGCTTCTCCTCGTCGGTGGCCTTGGGGAGCTTGTACGCGGCGACCACGGCGTCGAACGCGGCGGCATCTTCGGCGGCGAGGCCGAGCGCGCGCGTCCGGAGGTCCTCGGCCTTCGCGAGCGCCTCGGTCATGGTGGCCTCGTGCTCGGCGTACTTCGGCTTGCCGATGGTCAGGTTGCACACCATGGAGACCAGGGCGGCACCGACCGCGGCGTTCATCGCGGCACCCGCGCCACCACCGGGCGTCGAGGCCTTCGATGCCAGCTCGTCGAGCCACTGACCGACCGGTTGAGCCTCCACGCGATGTTCCCTTCCCGCTGGTTCTGCCGTCACGCCGAAGCCTACCCGGGGGTTCCCGGACAGCCCGAAGGCCACCTTCGCGACGATCGACATCGGCGAAGGTGGCCTCCGGCCAGCAGGGTCAGGACCGCTGGTACTCCTCCCAAGTGAGCTTCGGCGTGACGGCGGGGCCGTCGTCGGAACCGCGGCCGGCGAGGCCGTTGTAGCCGAGGTAGTAGTCACCGGCCTGGTGCTGCGCGCCCGACGACAGGTCCGGATCGGACAGTGCGATGGCGTGGATGTGGTAGGCGAAACCCTGGGCCGGGGTCCGGACCCAAGCCGCGAAGCCCACCTGACGCAGCTTCCGCGCGACGTCGGTCCGCGTGGTCGAGGACATGCCCTCGACGCCGATGTCGAGCGCGCCACCACCGTCGTGAGTCCCGGCCGAAGCGCCGACGCCGCCGGGGTTGTACGAGCCCTGCGTGATGGTGAGCTGCCTGCCGAGCAGACCCTCGGCCTTCACCAGCATCGCCTTGGTCCGCGTGTTCATCGTCTTGCCGTGGTAGGTCAGGCGGCTACCCGCCGAGACCACCGCGGTGACGGTGTACCGGCCCTCGCCCAGCTTCTCGAGCGACGTCTTGCCCGGCAGGCCGGAGGCGTCGATCCCGGTGTAGCCCAGCGACTTCTGGTAGCCGGAGTACGCGGTGATGGTCGACGTCCCGAAATGGCCGTCGACGTACTGCTGGGCGAGCAGTCCCTTGGCGGCGAGCGCCTGCTCCACCAGCAGCACGCTGTCCTTGGCCCCGGGGGTCAGCGCGCTGTCGGCCCGGCGCGGGTCGATCTGCGCGGCCTTGAGCACCGCTTCCATGCTGGCCGTGGGCAACGCGGTCACTTCGGCGCCGGCCGGTGCGGCGGCCACGCCGAGGGAGAGCGCGGTCGCTGTCGCGAGCACGGCTACCTTGGTCAACAATTCCTGCCTCCTGAGCGGATTCGGTTTGTCCGGACAGCATGGGCAGCGTGAATACAAGGGCCGTACAAACGAACGTTCTTCAGGTCTGGTCCGGGCCGGTGACGAACAAGGTCACCACCTCGGACAGAGTCCGGCAATGGGCGTCATCGGGGTGTTTGGCGGCTTCCCGCTCGAGTGGGCGCAGCCGGTCTCTCGTGCGGACCGATTTGACCGTTTCGGCGCTTTCGATCGCTTGGATGCCGACGGACAGCGCCTGGTCGCCGTCCCCGTCGAGAATATGCCCCGTGGCCAGCATGGCCAGGCACAGTGAACGGCTGCGCGCCATATCCGGACCGTATCCGCGAACGGCGTCGGTGAGTGCGGCGATGGCCAGTCCGACATGACGGCCACCCTTGCGCAAAGCCAGGTCGGTGTGCACCGAGCCCGCCATCGCGGAAACGTCGACCTCGGTGAAGAACCTGGCCCAGTCGGGTGGCTCGGCTTCGTCCTTTTCGGCGAATTCCTCACCTGCTTGATCCACCAGTCCGACGGCGAGGTTCGCGTCGCCTTTCTTGGCGTAGGCCCAGCCTTGGTTCGCGCTCAGGATGCTCGCGGCCAGCTTCGAACCGGCACGCTTCGCGGCGAGCCTGCCCAGCTCGAATCGGGCGAGGGCTTCGTCCGTGACGCCGTAATGCAGATCGATCCGGCCCCGCCGGTAATGGATGTTCGCGATCAACTCGGCGTTCTCGCCGTCGGTGGCGAGCTCCAGCGCGACATCGAGATGGTGCTGCGCGGCGCCGACGTGACCGCTGTCGAAACAGGTCCACCCGGCGAGGTTGTGCAGATCCGCGACCGCGGAGAAAAGCCTGGCCCGCAACGGTTCCGAGATCGACATCGCGAGCATCCGGTGGCCGCGATGGATCCGGACCACGACGGCGTCGCGGCACATCCCGCCCCCGAATTGGTAGTCGACGGCACGGAGCGCCTTCGTCTGCGTTTCCAGCGCCTCGACATCGCGGTTCCCCACCCGGTCCGGAGTGAGGTGGCGGCGAGCGGTGCCTTCAGGATCTGTCATGGTCATTCAGCCCCTGACGTAACCCCCAGCGCGAGTTTCGTGGTTTCAAAGCCTACCCGAACGTCGACGCGCACTCAGGTACGAAGACAGGTAGTTGTACGGGTGTCGTCCAGCCGGAACAAGCGCAACCTGATAGGACTTCCAGTGGATGCCGAAAGGTCGAGACCCATATGGTGCTACGTGTTTCACCGCCTTCGCGAGCCCGTCTCCGACTGGTCTCCTCGGAGGAGGCGCGTACGACACCCCGGGTGGGCGGCCGTCTGGATCGGTACGGCGAGATCGCCGACCGGCGGCTGGCCGCGATCCTCGCCGCCGAGGACGTGGCGGAGGAGTACGGGCTGAGCGCACACACGCGCACGACCTGTTACGCGCACCGCTGCTGGGTGCACCAGTGCATCTCCGATCCGTTGCACGTACTGGTCGTCACCGGGCACCGCTGGTGCAGGCGCTGCGACCGCACGGTCGACGTCGAGATCGACGAGACCTTTCCGGGATCGGTCGAACTCTATTGCGACGGCTGTGGTGTCCCGCCGGACACGGTCGCGAACCGCGAAGTGCTCTTCGCCTGCCGGAGCAGCCTGATGGCCATGCACGGAGGCGAAGCATCGACGCTCTATGTGGTGCCGGACAGCTGAATTCGGATTGGGCTGACCGAGCGAACGGGCCCCGGGCCTCGTTGACCGCCGGTCGCAGGCGTCCGTACGGTTCAGGGGTGGGCACTGCGGCCGCAGCAGGCCGGCCGGGCAGCATCCCCGCCGGGACCACGAGTTTCGTGGGTCGAAAGAAGGACATCGCCGAGGTCAAGAGACTGCTGTCCAAGGCGAGGCTGGTCACCTTGACCGGGGTCGGCGGGGTCGGCAAGACGAGGCTGGCCCTGCGTACCGCCGCCGAACTGCGCCGGGCCTTCCCCGACGGTGCCTGGCTCGTCGAACTCGCGGATCTGTCCGACCCGGACTTGATGGCTCACACGGTACTGGAGGCGCTGGGCGTCCGCGACGACACGGGCCGCGACCAGGCGGACGTGCTCGCGGATCACCTGAGGGAGCGCCGGATCCTGGTGATCCTGGACAACTGCGAACATCTGATCGAGGTCTGTGCGGCGTCGGCGGATCGGCTGCTGAGGGTGTCGCCGGGGCTCCGCTTCCTCGCCACCAGCAGGGAACGGCTCGGGATTCCGGGGGAGCACCTCTGGCAGGTCGCGCCGTTACCGCTGCCTGAGTCGCTGGTCCCGCTGCGCTCGGGGGCTTGGCGTGGCTATCCCGCGATGACGTTGTTCGCTGAACGGGCGGCCGCCGTCGAGCCGGCGTTCGTCGTCACCGACGAAAACCAGGCTTTGGTCGCGAACGTGTGCCGGATGCTCGCGGGGATACCGTTGGCGATCGAGCTGGCCGCGGTCCGGCTCCGGGCGCTGTCGCTCGAAGAGCTGGAGACCCGGCTGGCGGACAGTTTCCACTTACTCGCCAAGGGTGAACGCGGCGGACTGCCCAGGCACCAGACACTGCTGGCAGCGGTGGAATGGAGCCACGACCTGTGCGGAGCCGCCGAGCGTGTCCTCTGGGCGCGGGCGTCGGTCTTCGGAGGTGGGTTCAGCTTGCACGCGGCCGAATCCGTCTGCGCGGGGGACGGGCTGCCCGCTCGTTCGGTGCTCGGGCACCTGGCCGGGTTGGTGGACAAGTCGGTCCTGCTCTTCGAACGCGACGGTGACCGGACGAGATACCGGCTGCTGGAGCCGCTTCGCCAGTTCGGCAGGGCGAAGCTCCGCGATATGGGTGACGAGGACTCGATCCTGCGCCGTCATCGGGACTACTACCTCGCGCAGGCCGAGCAGAGCGAGCGGGAATGGTTCGGGCCGAATCAGGCGGAGATCTTCACGCGGACCAAACTGGAGCACGCGAACCTGCGCGCCGCGCTCGACTATTGTCTCGCCACGCCGTCCGAAGGCAGGACCGGGTTGAAGCTGGCGGGCACGTTGTGGTTCTACTGGGCGGGTTGCGGTGTGCTGGGGGAGGGGAGACACTGGCTCGACCACGCGCTCGAAGCCGTCCCAGACGGCGGCGAAGACCGCTTGAAAGCATTGTGGGTCAACGGATACGTCTCAACCCTGCAGGGTGACGTCTCGCATGCGGTGACCTTGTTGGGGGAGTGCCGCACGGAAGCGGGCAGGGTCGGGGACGAGGCGGCGCTCGCCTACGCGACCCACCGCCTGGGTTGCAACGCGCTGGTCGGCGACGACGTCGGCTACGCGAAGGACCTGTTCGAGGACGCCCGAATCCGCTATCGGCGGCTGGGCGAGATGAACGGCAACGTGATGCTGGCCGGAATCGAGATGGCGATCGCATCGATCTTCCTCGGCGAATTGGAGGAGGCCGCGGCGCTGTGCGAAGAGGCGCGCGCGATCGGGGCCGCGCATGGCGAGGAATGGGCCTACGCCTACGCGATCTACGTACTGGCGCTCGTGGCGCTGAACCGGGGCGAATTCGAGTTGGCGACCGGTTACGCGCGCAACTGCCTGAAGATCAAGCGCACCTTCAACGACCTGCTCGGCATGGTGCTGTCGATCGAGGTGCTCGCGTGGATCGAGTCGTCGCTGCGGCACTGGGTGCGCGCGGCGACCCTGCTCGGCTGCGCGGGGCGGATCTGGCAATCGGTCGGCTACCCGATGTTCGGCTCGAAGTACTTCGGCGCCCCGCACGGTGACTGTGAGGCGGCGACCCGTGAGGCGCTCGGTGACAGCCGGTACGCGGTCCTGTCTCGGTACGGGAGCGAGTTCACCCTGGAAGAGGCCGTCGCCTTCGCGCTCGACGAGGCCGAGGTGGCGGAGAGCGCTCCCGTCGCCGAGGTCGAGACGGTACTCACCGACCGAGAGCACGAGGTCGCGGTCTTGATCACCGACGGCCTGTCCAACCAGGAAATCGCCGATCGGCTGGTGATCTCCCGCCGCACCGCCGAGGGCCACGTCCAACGCATCCTGCGGAAACTGAGCTTCGATTCCCGTGCGCAGATCGCGGCCTGGGTGACCCAGACGGCGGTGCGAAGCGAGCGGAATGGCAGCGTCCGAGGGAGCCGTCCGGAGTAGTCGATGGTTTGGACCACCACTGTTACCAAAGCGTGATCTGGACATATCGCGCGGACCGCTACTTTGTTGTGGCGCGCAACGAATTGCTTCGCCCGTGGATTTCCAACGCCGGAGGTGTCACGACGTGAACCGGATCTTCGTGCAGCCCAAACGGCGGAAAGGGGTCCGGGGCGCGCTCGCCCTCGGCCTTTCCGCGCTCCTGATCTCTGCCGGGCTCGGCGGTGCCACCGCCGCGGCCGCCGACTACAGCCAGAACGCCGCGTCCTTGAACGCGACCCAGGCGCAGTTCTCCTTCACGCCGGCGACCCCCGCGCGCTACGTCGACATCCACTACACCGGCGTTCCGGGAGTGGGGCAGCAGAACGTCCGCATGACCGACAACGGGGGCACGTGGCGGCACACCGTCGGCTCGCTGTCGGCGGGCACGGTGCTCGACTACTGGTTCACCTACGAGAAGAACGGGCCGCAGTACGACACCCCGCACTTCACGTACACCCACGGCGGCAGCGGCACGACCGTCGCGTCACCGACGTTCGATCCGCCGGGCGGCAGTTACCCGAGCGCCCGCTCGGTGACCCTGTCGAGCGCGACCGCGGGCGCGACCATC is a genomic window containing:
- a CDS encoding cellulose binding domain-containing protein, which translates into the protein MTRKRLHAVIAATASVAGLFGAVVTAEAAAPSLTATFAQSSSWDSGYGGKYTLTNAGDANSAQWTIEFDLPEGTSITTSWSSVLTRTGQHYKVTNAGFNGTIKPGGTASFGFNTSGLGLPTGCTINGSPCGGGVPSTTTTPPTITTTSKPPTTTTSVPAGDVVDVSTAAELRAALAAASPGRTIRLAAGTYRGSFVATKPGTAGAPITVTGPSTAVLINDGPSGEAPSCPAPTAGWDSGYGFWLYGAPYWHLKGFTVQESKKGVVADNSHHTVIEGVRVHRIDEEAVHFRRSSADSVIRDSTISHTGLVQAGYGEGVYLGSANSNWACHGNSGGVDRSDRIQVLDNHIGPYVAAEAIDVKEGTVDGVIRGNTFDGQGVSGQNSADSWVDVKGSGYVIEGNTGTFASPGTFANGYETHNPGTTPSFPNGCGNVWRDNKSDLGGVGQYAIKITSTSKCSERPNVVYASNTVSRAVNGLTNVPVTP
- a CDS encoding class I SAM-dependent methyltransferase; the encoded protein is MDVERYDRTRPAYPPELVGHLIAAAPGREVLDVGAGTGIEARQFQAAGCHVLGVEPDSRMAEFARRSGVDVEVAKFEEWDPAGRRFDLLVSGQAWHWVDPVAGAAKAAEVLRPGGLLAAFWHVPEPPEKVANALADAYRRLVPDSPIDLDSVPKQPSDPYGPLIVKVADGLREAGGFGEPERSRHDWDRVYTRDEWLDQLPTFGSLTWVESTVRQEILAEVGAAIDGMGGRFTVRYATVAITAVRD
- a CDS encoding transcriptional regulator, whose amino-acid sequence is MADRDALMEWVERVAMYLARDGVPPIAGRVLGWLMVCDPPEQSAGQISEAIGASRASLTSNLRLLSGIGFLSWRTRPGERTVYYRMADDAWSIVVRRQIAGVASFLDITREGLDLVGSRGDRAARIRQAHVTFEWMAKVFEDAPPLLPDAPDDEETA
- a CDS encoding cellulose binding domain-containing protein; the encoded protein is MSRKSPLRRAVLPAVAAVVATAVLLQVPPTAADAAPGPGALTGLDLGAANRRAPVAGLYDWSKAGYRGGAALPGSGEVNPNATCQVTAAELASQYNVKPDDGADDTNGIQAAIDGIKSACSPSGSYTKLSTITFPAGRFDVTHEIHVDADYLILRGAGKDATKFVYKPDANTLYDTLTPDGSDWDEDGMTSGAGKGGWLWPGRGLFRVQSRGVHTSYASDYAAAPANRKDIFEGTINVHWKAGVKLRGKPGDTAFAARTGDKVAHLASSGALTALAAGNLVNIRAANSLKFYEQQQATPTTFPLLNMHMRQQIFTIAALDTSARTITLDKPLEYDVPVNSTSDGSAPIDGATYDSKAAPLVDPVLGVGFENLGFTQDMPGLNPAEANNNYGNMAPAAEMHGIVFKWAANSWVRGVRAEMTGSHPIVTEEAKNLQIVDNELNGSWNKGKGGNGYFRGSRVWDSLYAGNTSTLLRHFTFQWSAAGNVVIGNSFDSDLNLHGGWERNNLFELNTVKVSYAHRSGNCRANCGEEGGGGPDDSNWFPIWWGAGKKAVKWSGASGYRNVFFNNAMTKQVADNGPYNDFYADRRRVYSFGWDGTAYKHLDIGGTPIADWAKNEQRDYTGGHGVDATKTDAASSLFLKSVDGTPPSSPASQSPTTTTPTTTTPQTPSACLNATFTRKSVWDSGYGAGFTVTNTCSAAVGSWAVEFDLPAGTIITGSWSSVLTRTGQHYRFGNATHNGSVKPGGTATFGFNAAGQGLPVACSIAGTKCGGTE
- a CDS encoding TetR/AcrR family transcriptional regulator, with the protein product MPTGVALRAVRAQLFDAAERVLLRDGPSGLTSRAVTTEADCAKGVLHRHFDDFDGFLAEFVLDRIEKLDEKGLRDAVGTGTVVDNLTAALAAVFESVAVAIVPLVIFRDELRARLRREWPAGVPVLTQAAVMIGGYLKAERDQGRIAENADVETLAATLIGAAHLLYADRTAPAPETAQVRKVVETVIGT